Proteins from a single region of Cryptococcus neoformans var. grubii H99 chromosome 5, complete sequence:
- a CDS encoding multisite-specific tRNA:(cytosine-C5)-methyltransferase: MGRPRGKKHGGRGGGRAPQTRDNGAGEWKVFSPADYKNEAFEAYYKEQNIMTPEEWPEFMSSLKQELPLTFRVTGSRAHAETINDIIKDTYVPNMQNVEFEGKKYNPPTQLAWYPGQLAWQVNAPKRVVRKTEPFKNFQRFLVGETEVGNLSRQEAVSMIPPLFLDVQPHHHCLDMCAAPGSKTAQIIEALNPHHTSSTGLLIANDSDYKRTHMLVHQTGRMPSKGLMVTNFDASMFPAIKLEEGKNLQFDRILADVPCSGDGTLRKNIEIWAKWGVADGNSLHSLQLRILERAMNMLKPGGRLVYSTCSLNPSEDESVIAAALLKHTQFSLIDVSSELPELKRRPGMDKWKVATQEGKDGEIHWYETFDEYRKAVDEGKEKEKGEKGKGLPSSLWAPENVENLNLNRCMRLLPHDQDTGGFFVAVLERAGASQTSSLKRQASPVEGEAEIKRAREKSPAPAGSAEAEAAPVAAEGEVKAEKPVTTKKEKRDNSFKEDPYSYVDPSHAEVKAIIEKFQFKDTFPKNNLLVRNEYGDPLRTMYLTNDIVKQIILNNDYTRMRLISAGIKSFTRQDSATSKNSELICKWRPPIDGILELLPHLGDGVLIEGTLSELRTLLEDHYPALEKFKRSEWKEEMEKREMGAAVVKFNAGNSDGGELKLPMYLPIWKAKMSLSLMIDKREKSILSLRTFGEDICKPPPIQPDQKTASTSTDPTPAEKEAHKMEELVAGDAEGEGKPGVALATEGGEEVA, encoded by the exons ATGGGTAGACCCCGAGGAAAGAAGCACGGTGGC CGAGGCGGTGGACGAGCTCCTCAAACTCGAGACAACGGAGCCGGCGAATGGAAGGTGTTCAGCCCTGCCGACTACAAGAACGAGGCGTTCGAGGCGTATTACAAG GAGCAAAACATTATGACCCCCGAAGAATGGCCCGAGTTCATGTCCAGCCTCAAACAAGAACTTCCCTTAACTTTCCGAGTTACAGGCTCCCGAGCCCACGCCGAGACTATCAACGACATCATCAAGGACACCTATGTTCCCAACATGCAGAATGTCGAGTTTGAAGGCAAAAAGTACAACCCTCCAACTCAACTTGCTTGGTATCCCGGTCAGCTCGCATGGCAAGTCAACGCTCCAAAGCGTGTTGTGAGAAAGACGGAGCCTTTCAAGAACTTTCAAAGGTTTTTGGTTGGAGAAACCGAGGTTGGAAACCTTAGCAGGCAGGAGGCGGTTTCTATGATTCCCCCTTTGTTCCTCGACGTTCAGCCCCACCACCATTGTCTCGACATGTGTGCCGCCCCTGGTTCTAAGACTGCCCAAATCATTGAAGCTCTCAACCCGCATCACACTTCCTCTACAGGCCTTCTTATTGCTAATGATTCCGACTACAAGCGTACCCACATGCTTGTCCATCAAACTGGTAGAATGCCGAGCAAAGGATTGATGGTTACCAATTTTGACGCTTCCATGTTCCCCGCTATCAAGCtggaagaggggaagaacCTCCAATTTGACCGGATTCTTGCCGATGTCCCCTGTAGCGGTGACGGTACTCTCCGTAAGAATATTGAAATCTGGGCCAAATGGGGTGTCGCCGACGGAAATTCccttcactctcttcaGCTTCGTATCCTCGAACGTGCTATGAACATGCTCAAGCCCGGGGGTCGATTGGTTTACTCTACCTGCTCCCTCAATCCCTCCGAAGACGAATCCGTCATTGCTGCCGCACTACTTAAACACACCCAATTCTCTCTCATAGACGTCTCATCAGAGTTGCCCgaattgaagaggaggccAGGAATGGACAAGTGGAAAGTTGCGACCCAGGAAGGTaaggatggagagattCACTGGTACGAAACATTTGATGAATACAGGAAGGCTGTGGATgagggcaaggagaaggagaagggcgagaaggGTAAGGGCTTGCCGAGCAGCTTGTGGGCGCCCGAAAATGTGGAGaatctcaacctcaacagATG CATGAGATTATTACCCCACGACCAAGACACTGGCGGTTTCTTTGTCGCCGTTCTTGAACGAGCTGGTGCCTCTCAAACTTCATCGCTCAAGAGGCAAGCGAGTCCTGTGGAGGGAGAGGCGGAGATTAAGCGAGCGAGGGAAAAGTCGCCCGCGCCTGCCGGGTCTGCTGAGGCTGAAGCTGCCCCTGTGGCTGCTGAAGGTGAAGTTAAGGCGGAAAAGCCAGTGACAAccaagaaagagaagagggataaCTCTTTCAAGGAGGATCCATACTCTTATGTCGACCCTTCTCATGCAGAAGTCAAGGCCATCAT CGAAAAGTTCCAGTTCAAGGACACCTTCCCTAAAAACAACTTGTTGGTTAGGAACGAGTACGGAGACCCCCTTCGAACCATGTACCTTACCAATGATATTGTCAAG CAAATCATCCTTAACAATGACTACACTCGTATGCGCCTCATCTCCGCCGGTATCAAATCCTTTACTCGTCAAGATTCGGCCACATCCAAAAACTCTGAGCTGATCTGCAAGTGGCGTCCCCCCATCGACGGTATCCTCGAGCTCCTCCCTCACCTCGGCGACGGTGTCCTCATCGAAGGTACCCTCTCCGAGCTTCGTACCTTACTTGAAGACCATTATCCTGCTCTCGAAAAGTTCAAAAGGAGtgaatggaaagaggagatggagaaacgCGAGATGGGCGCGGCTGTTGTCAAGTTTAACGCTGGAAACAGTGATGGCGGTGAACTCAAATTGCCGATGTATCTTCCTATCTGGAAGGCCAAGATGAGTTTGAGCCTGATGATCGATaagcgagagaagag TATTCTCTCGCTGCGAACATTTGGCGAGGACATTTGCAAACCTCCTCCTATTCAGCCCGATCAGAAGACCGCTTCTACCTCGACTGATCCCACTCCagcagagaaggaggcaCATAAAATGGAAGAGCTCGTCGCCGGTGACgcagagggagaagggaagccTGGCGTAGCTTTGGCCACTGAAGGGGGTGAGGAGGTGGCTTAA
- a CDS encoding ATP-dependent DNA helicase, which translates to MPSSSTTPIVVSDDSDADDFFPRKETSANQSRKSKERISEEFVKGEKGGDLDLDARDALKTTLAKLDTEIAEVVAQLEPLQALHASLTAERRALESQLSSRPRNSYTSNSLSFTAANAIDYQSPHFPFSSAIAATLRNTFSLNKFRLCQEGVINAAVDDRDIVCVMPTGGGKSLTYQLPAVMGRGLTVVVSPLLALIWDQVRALKEIGIECVMLTGSTSTQEQNEIYTRLRDGPSHGEKEIRLCYVTPEKVSKSKRFISVLEKMNQSGRLRRFVIDEAHCCSQLGHDFRPDYKKLSMLKTLFPRVPIQAVTATLSSKTLPDLLKILRLGPITDGRSSKTTGTVFFSSPLFRPNLHYKVLPKASNAKTAIAEMGKWIQEKHPGESGIVYCLSKKDAETVAEELREWSNGTIRTGVYHAGIDDNEKETIHVRWREGKVNCICATIAFGLGIDKGDVRYVIHHSMSKSLEGYYQETGRAGRDGKDSDCVLFYRGQDATRLAGLIYTDVDGTGKLHEMLKFAQDLRTCRKVAFAKYFSASAHLSAASWDNPTSFSSSDSTSTSTSPCEICDNCLRPPTSISTRDVTLESWKILRIAQVIAKQNGRVTLPNLASLARGLGGGSFGVVGGGEGKKGKKQKSTGEKGYLDIEEFGGKVAMSADDVEVLITHLLLIGYLQDSYHATAFSVNVYVIPSPTAVRLTRLEREEVEAGRGVRVECTFAVPQGKEKKAPGKGSSKVTVKRKKGEENDEFDQAGGSGGTKLGGKMDFAGIGGTKPGNAKKAKTQTQQDENREEEYEYPTDVYDGLYSDGDIDQEADQQHGRDGNDWNGDGDEMEEDGEPKDDWDEMIGDRWKDEGGWKVLNAGSGSGSGTATGRAGEQGANGNRKQRAVIVTDSD; encoded by the exons ATGCCATCCAGCTCCACTACACCCATCGTTGTCAGCGACGACAGCGACGCCGATGATTTCTTTCCTCGTAAAGAAACATCTGCGAACCAGAGCAgaaaaagcaaagagaGGATAAGTGAGGAGTTTGTaaaaggggagaagggtgGAGATTTGGACTTAGACGCAAGAGATGCTCTCAAGACGACCCTCGCAAAGCTAGATACTGAG ATTGCCGAAGTTGTTGCTCAGCTTGAGCCTCTGCAGGCTCTACATGCATCTCTCACCGCCGAACGTCGTGCACTGGAGTCCCAGTTATCCTCAAGACCTCGAAATTCGTACACATCGAACAGCCTATCATTCACTGCTGCCAACGCAATCGATTACCAATCGCCAcattttcccttctcttccgctATCGCTGCGACACTTAGAAACACTTTCAGCCTCAACAAGTTCAGGCTATGCCAGGAAGGTGTGATCAACGCTGCTGTAGATGATCGAGATATCGTCTGTGTGATGCCGAccggaggaggaaagagtcTGACCTATCAGTTACCGGCGGTGATGGGTAGAGGTCTGACGGTGGTGGTCAGCCCACTTTTGGCGTTAATATGGGATCAGGTCAGAGCGTTGAAAGAGATTGGAATAGAGTGCGTG ATGTTGACCGGTAGTACAAGTACTCAAGAGCAGAATGAGATTTATACACGATTGAGAGATGGGCCGTCTCATGGTGAAAAGGAAATACGA CTTTGTTATGTCACT CCCGAGAAGGTATCAAAATCAAAAAGATTCATATCCGTGCTAGAAAAGATGAACCAATCAGGCCGATTAA GACGTTTCGTCATTG ACGAGGCACACTGTTGCAGCCAACTTGGACATG ACTTCCGGCCAGATTACAAAAAGCTGTCGATGTTGAAAACCCTTTTTCCGCGAGTTCCTATACAAGCTGTT ACGGCAACCCTCAGCTCAAAAACGTTACCCGACCTTCTCAAAATACTACGTCTCGGACCCATAACAGACGGACGTA GCTCGAAGACGACTGGCACTGtattcttctcttcccccctCTTCCGCCCCAACCTTCATTACAAAGTCCTTCCTAAAGCGTCAAATGCGAAAACGGCCATTGCAGAGATGGGCAAATGGATACAGGAAAAACACCC TGGAGAGAGCGGGATCGTGTATTGTCTTAGTAAAAAG GACGCGGAAACAGTTGCAGAAGAACTGAGGGAGTGGTCAAATGGTACTATCAGA ACAGGCGTGTACCATGCAGGAATAGACGATAACGAGAAAGAAACAATCCATGTTAGATGGCGCGAAGGAAAAGTCAA CTGCATCTGCGCTACAATCGCGTTTGGTTTAGGTATTGATAAAGGCGACGTGAGATATGTCATCC ACCATTCT ATGTCTAAATCACTCGAAGGATATTATCAAGAAACGGGACGAGCAGGACGAGACGGAAAAGACTCTGACTGTGTGCTATTCTATCGTGGACAGGATGCGACACGGTTGGCTGGACTGATCTATACGGATGTAGATGGTACCGGAAAGT TGCATGAAATGCTGAAGTTTGCGCAGGACCTGAGAACTTGTCGAAAAGTGGCTTTTGCCAAG TACTTTTCCGCCTCTGCACATCTCTCCGCTGCCTCATGGGACAATCCtacctccttctcttcctccgactCCACCTCTACTTCCACCTCGCCTTGCGAGATATGCGACAACTGTCTTCGACCCCCCACTTCCATCTCTACCCGCGACGTCACCCTCGAATCATGGAAGATTCTTCGTATAGCACAAGTAATCGCCAAGCAAAATGGAAGAGTGACGTTGCCAAACCTTGCGAGCTTGGCGAGAGGGCTAGGTGGAGGTAGCTTCGGAGTAGTCGGTGgcggagagggaaagaaggggaaaaagcaaaaaagtacaggggaaaaggggTATCTTGATATTGAGGAGTTTGGAGGAAAAGTAGCGATGAGCGCCGAT GATGTCGAAGTTCTGATCactcatctccttctcatcgGCTACCTCCAAGACTCTTACCACGCTACCGCGTTCTCAGTCAACGTCTACGTCATTCCATCCCCGACCGCTGTCCGTCTCACCCGtttggagagggaagaggtcgaagcaggaagaggagtgAGGGTAGAATGTACGTTTGCGGTCCCtcagggaaaggaaaagaaagcgCCCGGGAAGGGTTCAAGTAAGGTCACtgtgaaaaggaagaagggagaggagaacGATGAGTTTGATCAAGCAGGTGGTAGTGGCGGTACAAAGCTTGGGGGGAAGATGGACTTTGCAGGCATTGGCGGAACGAAACCCGGCAATGCCAAAAAGGCCAAAACTCAAACTCAACAAGATGAAaacagagaagaagaatatgaATACCCTACCGACGTCTACGACGGCCTGTACTCCGACGGTGACATCGATCAAGAGGCGGATCAACAGCATGGCAGGGATGGTAATGATTGGAATGGTGATGGcgatgagatggaggaagatggtgagcCGAAGGATGATTGGGATGAGATGATTGGTGACAGATggaaggatgaaggaggttggaAGGTGCTTAACGCCGGTTCTGGCTCCGGTTCTGGTACTGCTACTGGAAGAGCGGGGGAACAAGGAGCCAATGGAAACAGGAAGCAAAGGGCAGTCATTGTAACCGACAGCGACTAA